Within the Megalops cyprinoides isolate fMegCyp1 chromosome 10, fMegCyp1.pri, whole genome shotgun sequence genome, the region ACAAGCACAATGacccatgtacacacacaagagACATTAAGACACAAGACAGacatttttacttcacaaaacagtgaaaacattttctttctaaTAATTTcttgaatgaaatttaaataaaggCAGTAAACACCACTGGTACAGCCTCACATCCGCAAAAAGGACAACAGTTtgatattactgtaattactttGTAACGTAATTGCATATAGCCATGTTTACTGGCCACTTAATTCTGTCACTCAAAACAGCTGTGGAGTAATTCGCTCAGTGTAATGAGTGTTGTGCCTAAGCAACAGCTGCTATGACCACTATTGCCTTTTGACTGTGCTCATCGGAATTAATAGGGGAATTCCTATGCTAACAAACTACAGTCTATCTCAGCAGTTTACTTAGGTGGACTTGACAAAAGTGCTGAGAACCAGGCCATGATCAGTATCCATGAACAATATCCCTACTGCTAACATGTGCAGGAAGTGATCACCATGTGTGACCATAGATAAAAATCACCCAGGCCCACAGGGGTAGCAGAATGAGAGAAAGCGAAGGAGAAAGTGAAAGTAAGAAACACTGAGATGAGGAAAAATGACTAGTTGTTAAGGCACTTAATTAAGAAAAGCTGAAATGAGAGAAGCAGAGTTagtctccctcttttcctccccctttccccctcacCCTCATATCCTGAGATGAAAAACCTCAAGAAAGAGTGGTAAGCAGTGCGATGTATCTGTAGGAACCATTCAGGTGCGCTCATTGTAAAGGTTTTGAAGGGGGTGTTTATTAGTCAGTacctctgtgcatgtgttttttgtggaaacatgtatgactgtgtgtatctgtatttcTGATAATGCTCAAGCacctctcccctttcccctctccctctctccctcagtcagGACcttgtgtgagatgtgtgtatTCCTATGTTCAAGGTGTCTGTTTCCCTCCCCTGCACACATCACTCTATCTTGCGGTGGTTGTTGTTGAGGGCGGGGTGGCCATTCCGCACTGGCCCATTCTTCTTcatctcttgctctttctccatctcctcgTCCTCTGACTCATCTGTCTCTTCCCTGTCACTCCTCTCGTCCTCCACGGTCTCCtgatgagaaggagagagaattGAAGAAGAACAGCTGGCTTATTTTCCACTCAGGGTAAGAAGTGTCTGtgtacccctctctctctctgacgcGTCACTACACTTTCGCAACGAGCACACTTTCGCAACAACCTACACATTTCTCACAGCCAGCTGGAATTCGTAAGCCACACCGGGTCAGAGCGTCACgtgattaaatgcaaatgtgagaCATCAGAGACTGCTGAACCGCTCCAGTGCAGATGCGCTGTGTTTTTCAAACCGGCCGTCTGTCTTGCATTCCTCGGTGCATTCTCACGCGCTCTCACAGTCACCCCGCTCACGCACACATGTGGGTgcacctgcacgcacacactgcaaGGCGAGTGtacagaggggtggggtggtgaggggggggggggggggggggggggggggggggacaggagaCAGGCTACATACATTGCTGGTCAGGAACTTGATGGCCATTCGCAGGATGAGGACGGCCCAGAAGAtgtgcagacactgcagcaccagcagcaggcCGTTGAAGAAGTAGTACCCGAAGAAGGGCGGGTACATGGTCACTGGGTACACCCATGTGCAGTACATTATCCTGGGGAGGAAAGCGTGCAGGGTTAGCGCGTTGCTATCAGCGCGAGCACCAGGGGTCACATCGCTGCGTAATGTTGAGCCTTATCGCAGTGAGCTGTGAGATAACGCTGTGGTGCGATGTGCTGTCTTAAAGGAGCAGTCCTGCAAAAATCATACTTCACTGTGCTGTCCCTTACATCTGCAACTGTTTTGTTGCCTGTTTAGGTTCATGCATGTCTAAAATCAGCCTTGGTATTGTCCACAACATGTGTATGTCAGCTGAAGAAACTGTAGAATTCCAGAAGGTACCAAGTGTGTTCTAtactgtgctgtactctgcaaatattcaaatattgcACATTGAGGTTTCAGCACTCTCAGCCATcatgtgaaaatatatgtgCAGATATAGGGGTTCTGAGCTGAGCAGTATTATGCACAACTGCCCTCAACTGCAAAGCTGGCTCCTTACCAGAAAGGGAAGATTACCAGACGGGTAACAATGAAGATAGCAGCAAAAAGGATGAAGATGTAGTTGCAGGTGTTCTTCCAGCCTGCATAGTTGAACATCTTTGCTGACTGTGAAAGGACAGAGAGCGATTTATGGAAACAATTATACTTTGCTCTAGTTGCATATTTTCTCCCCCACTATAGCAGTCTTCGTTTAATAATTTGATAGGCTGCTACTACAACATATGTGTCATATGGTGTTGCGGTAATATAACAGTATTGATGCATTGTAGGGTGCTACAgtttgctgtggagagagatGCATTGTGCTGATGATGTAGCAATGCCATAGAGGGTCACGCTGTACCTCCAGCAGGTAGTCTGCGGCGTCATGCACCAGCATGATCAAGGTCCCAGCCCGGATGTAGTTGACGCACCAGGAGAAGCTGATCAGCATAATGGTGGCCACATGGTGTACTATCTGCTCCTTAAAGTCCTGcgagagaatgagaaagaggaacTACAGCAGACTGTGCACCCTAACTATGTCTGAGTAATCAAAAAAGCAAGGTAGGTGAATTTATAAATAACACATAACCATAACCATGGAATGTCCTTTTAAAGCACAATCGAGTGAACTTGAACAAGATGAGTTTTCACACAGTTTGTTTCATAATTGAAATAGGTCAGTATGAATAGCCAGGAAGAATTATGTAACAGTTACATTCTGAACAGCTCCTGTGGTTCTGCATTAGGCAGAAGATGGTGGTAGGTGACACTGACTACGTACACACTTCAGCATTCTGAATGTGTATTCAGAATTTATTGACTTAAAATGATGGTTAcattcattgtttattattttgttaacaTTCAGTTAATGGTTTACAGTTTACAAGCAGATGGGTATTCACCATTAACACTAAACAATTTTGAACAACAATTTTGAACAGTCTGAAGTCTGTGTCACCGGCATGACTACACATTTAGCACGACTTGCCTTCCTTTGGCACTACCTTAGCTTGCCTGTCACCTGCCCAATGAATACTATTTGGATTCTGCACTGTTTACACTGATATAGAATTACAATCGTGATCTACAGTCATGCCTGTAGAAGATTATTGACTCATATTTAGTTTATGAGGCCATTGCTTTTGGCTCATATGACAGGTATGAGGaaaataatgtgtgtaataAAAATTTACAGTAGAAATGAGTAGAGAGTCTGATTTCTTTATTCAAAGAAAACTAAACAGATGTACACAATATTTCTACTCTCTACTTAATGTGTCTCAACCCTTCATTTGAATCAGTACTATTAGTGGTTTCTGGTTTTACCTAACAGAGCCCCCTTCTCATGGTCAAAGCCACTGAAACATGACCTTGCCCTCATACTTTAGCATAAATGACCttaatattagaaaaaaaacatgttcaaacaTTCTTTTCCTGTCAGTGTGCAGAGTTAGAGTTGGCAAATTTGGATACCGAGAATAGACACACCTGAATCTTTTCAACGGATGTCTTCAGCACTACTATATACTACTCAATACTACTAAATTTTGTTCAAACAGCCAACAGAGGTTGGCTTTAGATGATGTAATGTCAGAACAAGACGGCAACTCACTTTGCGCTTGACATCCGATGCCACACTGAACAGCAGAGAAGCGTAGAAACCCAGCTCAATCATGTAGTACCAATACTGAGAGGGCAGAAGGGTCTGGaggatggaaagaaagagagggaatgaggaAGACACAGATGAAAGATAAGAGATagaaacagggagaggagggatggAGACGCAATGGAGTAACCCACGCTGTATTGACATGGTTATCCAATACAAtcaatgcattgcatttatgtTGACAATAATGGCACACATTGTTATATCTAATCACTAGTTACATACCAAAACGGGGAATCCCTCCCACATTTCCCTCAAGTCATAAAGCCAGGGTTtctgaggagaaagagagagcacgCATGAGTAGGTCTGGATTTGagtctgaatttgaattttaggTCTGAAGAAGAGTCTGTGGAGCATTGATATAGGCAGCTTGAATACAACACACCGGTTCTGATCAGGGGGAGGAAAAGTAGAAGGAAAGAAGaatggagggagacaggaggatgggaggaagagagatggaaggagaggtGATGAAGGGATGGTACTCACATCGATGAGGGCAGCTAGGCCAGCAATGAAAGCAAGAAGGTAAAACGTAAATCTCCAACTGCAAGAGAACACACAGTCTCAACACCCAGCATACACAACTACGCAACAACACACCTCTGACGACAATACTCAACAAACAGTCAAAACGCGCCACGTTCACAACTACATAACCTGGAcattgttacacacacacacacacaacatgcagtCTCAGTGCCCTCTCACACAACTACACAACACTGACAATATTACAACACCACATCACAACATTACTACACAAAACCGACAatattaaacatgaaacatCTCACAGCCTCAACACCACACATTCACAACGTTAACATTGTAACACTACAAACGGAGCCATGCCACACTCAGAGCTCTACAGCGCTGACACAGTTACACAACACCCACCTTCAGCAACCCATTCTGAAAACTTCACACATAAACCGTCAACATCATGTCATGCATACCAAATACCAATGCACCATGCATATCCATAGCACTGGCAATGCAGTCAGTGCAACTTTCAGACGACATCCTGTCACACTCAACAACGTTACAGTGttacacatccacacagcacagtgtttcaGTGGAGCAGCCTGTAGAtgcacagctgagagagaaaggaaaaaaaaaaaaatgaacagagaaaaaatcAGGACAGAATAAAGAACATACAGAAGTAAAAGGAGTGGGAGGAGACACAAGGGAGAGAGTGATATAAaagtgggagacagagagagagagaggaagacagatcCTGAACAGTGAGCTTGTTGTTTGTGTAGAAACAATAGACTGATTGAAACCAAGGACCCACgcagcacacacagagtgcacaacaccacacacagtgcaaaacaCAATTAACACCAGACACATAAAGAAACACCGCACTCTCATTTCCCTTCACACCCACATTAtgtgtgaacacattttcattttttcagccttttttgtACAGAGCTAAATTTCCACTTAATGTCTAAATCTAAATACATCATGACATAGAATGAATAATCACGTATTTCCACATATTGctatttacattaatttcatcatttcaggCTGAAGGCAGTTATAATAGCAGAAAAGGTTGaagtaatattttaaacatttttgaatttagCACTTCATTTCCTCACAGTAACACGTTCAAGAAGCTATGTATAGCT harbors:
- the LOC118784744 gene encoding ceramide synthase 2-like, with amino-acid sequence MLAWLSDWFWQERLWFPEGLGWADLQDRDGRVYAKARDLWVTLPIAIAFLVVRQIFERTVATKLASLLGVREKVRLRAAHNPTLELYYCNTTKQPTQTSIEKLSKQTGCSVRQVQRWFRRRRNQDRPSLLKKFREASWRFTFYLLAFIAGLAALIDKPWLYDLREMWEGFPVLTLLPSQYWYYMIELGFYASLLFSVASDVKRKDFKEQIVHHVATIMLISFSWCVNYIRAGTLIMLVHDAADYLLESAKMFNYAGWKNTCNYIFILFAAIFIVTRLVIFPFWIMYCTWVYPVTMYPPFFGYYFFNGLLLVLQCLHIFWAVLILRMAIKFLTSNETVEDERSDREETDESEDEEMEKEQEMKKNGPVRNGHPALNNNHRKIE